The window TGTGAAGATAATGAGCACGATCGTCCCGTTACCACTAACTAGCACTGTAGGATAAGGGTGAGAAGACCTGTACCCCAAGTCGGCTATGATAGTATCTCGTTACTCACGATGTTTTCGATTCATCCTGTTGATGGCGCTAGGCTGGTTATTCAGTGCAGTGAGTTGGATGGTTATACCATCAATTGCCCCAGCTACCAGCCCAACCCAGACCCAGCAACCTGTTCCTCAATCTGCATCCCAACTTACTGATGCCCCAGTGTTGCTTAGTCAAGCACTCTCAGTTGACGATGCTGGAGTTCGCTATTACCAGTCAGGGCAATTTAGCCAATCGATTCATTTATGGGAAACAGCATTATCCCAAACAGCTAACGTCGAGGATCGCATCACGTTACACACTAACTTGGCAAAAGCCTATCAACAGATAGGGAGCCTAGAACAAGCTATCAGGCATTGGGATCAGGTACTAGCCTTAGTTGGCACAGATAATAGTCAACACCAAGGGGCGGTCTTAACAGAACAAGCTCAGATTTACAATCAACTGGGGCAACACCGTCGTGCGATCGACCTCTTGACCCGTGTCACGCAACTGCCCGTAGCTGACCCTCGAATAACAGCCGCTGTGCAAGGTGGCCTAGGCAATGCCTACTGGGCACTGGGTGACTATACGTCGGCCCTAGCAGCCTACCAGCTTAGCCTCACCCATGCCCGCCGTTCTGGAGATTCCTTGTTGCTAACTAGCGCCTTGAATAATCTGGGTAACCTATACGCTCGGCAGTCAGTGCGCTATCGGGAACAGATGATAGCGGCCCAGACTGAGGGCGAGCAAGAAGAGGCTGTGCAACTGGCTCAGCAAGCCCAAAACAGTCGAGATGCTGCGCTGGCTGCCTATCAAGAAAGCCTGAATCGGGCGGACATGCCTGCCACAGAAATTGCTATCCTGCTTAACCTTAATGACCTGCTGGCCCAAACTGAGCAGCCAGACTGGCGAACTATTCAGCGTCAGCGCGATCGCATTCTCCAGCTACTAGCGACGCAACCAGACTCTCGCGACAAAGCCTACACCTTGGTTAAGCTTGCGGTTTATCCTCTGGGTAGCGATACCATTACCCAGCGTCGTCAATGGCTAGACCAAGCACGCGCTGTTGCCCGAGCCATTGGCGATCGTCGGGCTGAGTCCTTTGCTCTGGGTGCTCTGGGACAGTTGTTAGAAACAACCGACCCCACCACAGCCATGGGCTGGACGAGGGAAGCTCTCTTCGCTGCCCAAGCGGTAAATGCTCTCGACAGTCTATATCGTTGGCAGTGGCAGATGGGACGGTTACTCAAGGCTAGGGGTGATGTGGATGGGGCGATCGCTGCCTATGAACAAGCTGTAGCTACCCTCCAGAGCATTCGCACTGATATTCTTGCCACCAATCGTGACCTTCAGTTCAACTTCCGAGATGCCGTTGAGCCAGTCTATCGAGAACTAATTGATCTGCTGCTGAGTCGCCGCGATCGCTCACTAGCTGCCGCTAGCAAACAACAGGTAACCGCTAGTAATCCTCAGTTAAAAGTTGACGAACAACAAGCCCTGCAAAAAGCCCTGGATGTCTTAGAACTACTCAAACTCGCAGAACTCGCCAACTTTTTTGGTGATGACTGCGTGCAAGTAGCTCAGGCGCAATCAGCCACTAGTGGGATCCCATCAGATACTGCCGTGGTTTACTCTGTGATTTTGCCGCAATACACTGAAATCATTACCCGCTTGCCCGATGGGTCGCTGATGGAATACCAAGTGCCGATCGCTGCTAACATCCTAGTCAACACGGTTGGCAACCTGCGAACCTTGCTAGAAAAGCGCTCAACGGAGGAATATTTACCAGCAGCGCAACAACTCTATGACCTGTTGATGCGTCCCCTAGAGCCAGCTCTTCGGCAGGCATCGGTAAAGACCTTAGTGCTGATCAACGATGGTGTGCTGCGCAAGATACCCATTGCGGCTCTCCATGATGGACAGCAGTTTTTGATTCAAAAAGTAGCGATCGCAACAGCTCCTAGCCTCAGCCTCGTAAACTTGGGCAGCACAGACCTGCAAAACCGCAAAGCGTTAATTCTAGGCTTGACCGAGGCCCGCCCTCCCTTTGCCGCTCTCCCCAACGTTACCCAAGAGTCTAAAACGGTGCAGTCTATCTTGAATGGCACTGTTCTCCTTGACCAAGAGTTCACGCTCCCTCGCCTAGAGCAAGAGTTGAACCAAGCCAATTACGCTGTCATCCACATTGCTACCCATGGCAAGTTTGGGGTGGATAATGAGAGTACCTTTCTCTTGGGTTACGACCAACGCATCACTATTGATCAATTGGAGACCCTACTGCGGCGACGCAAGGGTCGATCGCCCGTAGAATTACTTACCCTCAGCGCTTGCCAAACTGCTACCGGAGACAACCGCTCTGCCCTAGGTATTGCTGGGGTTGCCGTTCGAGCCGGAGTGCGCAGCGCTATTGCTACCCTCTGGGCCATTAATGACGAATCTACAGTGCCCCTCATCGAAGAGTTCTATCGTCAACTGCGCCAGCCAGGCATTACTAAGGCAGAAGCTCTCCGAGCGGCCCAACTTGCCATGCTGAACGACCTAGACTGGGGACATCCTGCTGTTTGGTCACCCTTTATCCTCATCGGTAACTGGCTTTAGTCATCCATTTCACCTGCATGGTAAGAGCTACGGACAAGGGGGCCAGAGCGAACTTGCGTGAAACCGAGGTCACGGGCGATCGCTCCTAGGCGATCAAAGTCCTCCGGTGTCCAATAGCGCTGCACGGGCAAGTGCGCTAGAGAGGGACGCAGGTACTGTCCCAAGGTGAGACGATCGCAACCCACCGCCCGCAAATCCTGCATGGTTTGGATAACCTCTGCCTCTGTTTCTCCCAAGCCCAACATTAAACCAGATTTGGTAGGTATGCCTGGCGCTAGCTCCTTAACTGTCCGGAGAAGTAACAAAGAGCGATCGTACTTAGCTCCCCGGCGCACAGGGTCTTGCAACCGCGCCACAGTCTCTAGATTGTGGTTATAGCAGGCAGGCTGGGCAGCAACAACCGTTGCAATCCGTTGGCGCTGTTGGATTTCTGGAGCCACCCTGTGACCCTCAGCATCGTAAGATCGTCCTCCCCAAAAATCTGCCGTCAACACCTCTATCTGGGTATTGGGATTAAGCTGCCGAATAGCCACCATTGTAGCCGCAAACCAACTCGCCCCCTGATCAGGCAAGTCATCTCGGGCCACCGAAGTCAAGACAACATAGCGTAACCCCAACAACTGCACTGATTCTGCCACCTTATAGGGTTCATTGGGATCCAACGGCATTGGTGCATGTCCCTTATCCACCTGACAAAAACTACAAGCACGAGTGCAAGTCGGCCCCATCAGCAGAAATGTAGCCGTTTTCTGGGCATAGCACTCCCCCCGATTAGGACAGCGTCCCTCCTCACAGATGGTATGAATTTGACGTTGCTTGATGATCTGCTGTACGGTTGAAATATCATTAGCGTTGCCGATCGGTCGGCGCAGCCAAGTTGGCAGGGGTGCAAGGTTAGGATGCTGGCCAGATGGGTACCCTAAGAGCAGATCGTGCGATCGGCGAGAATCGTGCCTGACGTTTGCCATGAAACCTATATAGCAATAGAACAGAAGTCAGGTAATTACACTACACTATACATGGTGGCAATTGCCAGTGTCGCCCATCATGAGAGTGCATCAGTAATCAGGGGTAACGATTAGGAGTAGGCAAAGAAAAAATATCGTTCTAAAAGCCGAAGAGAATTGTAAGATTTTTAGTACCAGGCATCTCCAGAGGAGCTTAGTTGTGTCAGCCCACAAGATCTTAGTTATTGACGATAGCAAAGTAATCCGGAACACAGTGCGAGACATGTTGCCTAAGGGTAACTTTGAAGTCCTAGAGGCCAAGGATGGCATCGAAGGGCTTAACCTGATTCGTCAAGAGCATCCGAACCTGATTATGTTAGACTTCTTGCTACCGAAGATGAGTGGCTGGGAGGTCTATCAGCAGATTCAAGCCCAGAGCGACCTACAACGCATTCCCCTTGTCTTGATGTCAGGGCGCAAGGAAGAAGTCACTGAAAAGATTCCAGAGCCGTTTAGTCGTTTTGCCTTTATTGAAAAGCCCTTTGAGCAGAAAGACTTAGTAGATGCCATTAAAACGGCAATGGACATTGCTCGTAAGATGCCCGCCCCTGTATTGTCAGCGGAGCCATCGGCGGTTAGCAGTGCTGGCTCTGAGGAATTCGAGGCATTGAAAGCTAAAGTGAATGAGCTACAGTCTGAAGTGGAAGACTTGAAGAAAAAACTAGCTCAAGTTGTTACGATCATTAAGCAAAAGCTGAAGTAGCGATCGTTAGTGTGCCTTGTGGGAGCTGACAAGCATTAGTGAGCACAGGCATGGTGCCAGTTGGCCGACTTAGGCAGAGGATGAAGCAAGTGTCCGATGGCATACAGAACACTGTAAGGCCTCTGTAGTTTAGAATCGCAGGTCTAAAATCGCAAATCTGAAATCCAAAACAGCATGAATCATCTCCATGGCTAGTTCGTTGCTCTATGACGAGGATTATTTCGTAGTACTAGAGCCTAATCAGGCAGAGCAGATTGTCACGGCTGCTGAGTTGTTGGCAAAGCTGACTTCGTTACTGACCAATGGTATTGGAGACTTGCCTAGCGATGTGCAGCGATTTGCTACGGTTGACGAGCAAGCAAAGTATCTCCTAGCTACCAGTTGTGAGTTGCCCTTAGCACCGGGTCAGGTGCTGCAATGGTACGCTGTCAGGCTAGAAAAGTGAACTGCCGATAGCTCATATCAACTAGTGCATCTGGTAAGCATCCACCCCACCTTAGAAATGGGGATTGATCCAACGCCAGAGATATGAGTAACTGAGCAGTGGAGTCCATTACTAGCTAGTTATGACTGGATCATCGCCTCCTTCAGTGGTTGCTGAGACGATCGCTCGCTTACGCACCCTGAGCCAACTTGATATTCGGAATCAGTGGCGAGTTTGTGAGCACGATTTACCCGTGGCCGAAGGGTGTAATCCAGCACACTGGCAAAATTGGCCGATCGCCCTCTTGAACGAAAACGGTTACATTGTGTGGGAGAGGGGGCATCGAATTCGCTGGCTCTGTCAGCAAATCACCGTACCTCATGATTTACATGGCTATGCTCTAGAAGGGATGGTACTGCGCCTAGCCCTTACGGTGTGGACAGATCCTACCCATGTATTTGTCAATGGTCAACTAGTGCAGGAATGTGACCTGTTTGATCACTCTCCTCGCATTCTGTTGTCGGAGCGGGTGACACCGGGGGACACGATCGCCGTTGCACTGCGTGCGGTTAGCCCTGGTCACGATAACGGTGCCCTGATGAAGTCCCTCTGCCTTTATGAAACACCCCAACGGGATGCTGCCTACTCAGGTAAGGAAAACAATCACATCCGTGAACCGAGTTTTCTAGCCGATGAATTGGCGGCACTAGAGATATTTTTGACCACTTTAGCCCCAGAGCAGTTGCCACTGCTAGAGCAGGCCATGGGCGCAATCGCTTGGGATGCAGTTCACGATCCTCCCCGCTTTCAGCAATCCATTCATCACCTTTACCAGACATTACAGCCCCTTGCAGATTGGATCCAGCAGCGACAAATTTGCCTGTTGGGGCATTCCCACTTGGACTTAGTGTGGCTGTGGACATGGGCTGAAACCTGTGACGTGGCTGAACGCATGTTCAAATCAGTACTGAGCTTGCAACAAGACTATGCTGACCTCGTATTCTGCCACTCTAGCCCCGCCCTCTATGCCTGGGTAGAAGACCATCGTCCAGCCCTGTTTGCTGCCATTCAAACCCAAATTCAAGCCGGACGCTGGGAAGCTCTAGGAGGCATGTGGGTTGAGCCAGAACTGAATCTGTTGCATGGCGAATCCTTAGTGCGACAAGTGTTGTATGGGCAGCGGTACGTGCAATCACGGTTTGGCAGGCTCGATCGCATTGCTTGGCTGCCAGATAGTTTTGGCTTTTGCTGGCAATTGCCCCAAATTCTCAGCCAGGGAGGTATTAAGTATCTGGTGACTCAAAAGCTGACTTGGAACGATCGCACCAAATTTCCCTATGCAGCCTTTTGGTGGCAAGCTCCTGATGGCAGTCGAGTGTTCACAGTCATGTCATCAACGGTAGGGGAAGGCATCGATCCCATCAAAATGGCGACCTATGCTAGTCAATGGGAAAAAGCCACGAACATTCCTCATGCCTTATGGTTATTTGGCGTAGGGGATCACGGCGGTGGCCCCACCCGTGACATGCTGGAGGTAGCTGAGCGCTGGCGACGATCGTCCCTATTCCCTAAGTTGACTAGCTCGACTGCCCTAGACTACTTGCAGTCTATTTGTCAGCCATCTTCTTGTCAGCCATCTTCTGCTGACCCCAATGCTGCGGCCTTTCCCACTTGGGCAGACGAACTTTACCTAGAGTGCCATCGCGGCAGCTACACCACCCATGGGGATCAAAAGCGCTGGAACCGTCGCTGTGAAGCGCTACTCTATCAAGCAGAGTTATGGTCATCGCTGATGACGATCGCCACTAATGCTCCCTATCCCCACGCAGCACTCGATCACTGTTGGCGCACCCTGCTGTTCAACCAGTTCCACGATATTCTTCCAGGGTCATCAATTCCAGAGGTGTTTGTGGAAGCTAATGCAGCCTGGCNNNNNNNNNNAATACTGCTATAGGCCTACGCGATCAAGCACTGGCTACCTTAGTAGAGCACATAGGCCTGCCGACACCACCCACCCCCGACTGTCAGCCGATCGTGGTGGTGAACTCCCTGAATTGGCAGCGATCAGAGGTTGTACAGATTGACAGTTTAGATGTTCCCGATGGTCAGGTCATGGGTATAGATGGACAGGTGATCCCCTCTCAACGACTCAGTAATGGCCACCTAGCCTTCGTTGCCGAGAACATTCCACCCGTAGGGTATCGGCTATTTTGGTGGCGACCCCAAGATAATG of the Cyanobacteriota bacterium genome contains:
- a CDS encoding CHAT domain-containing protein, whose amino-acid sequence is MVIPSIAPATSPTQTQQPVPQSASQLTDAPVLLSQALSVDDAGVRYYQSGQFSQSIHLWETALSQTANVEDRITLHTNLAKAYQQIGSLEQAIRHWDQVLALVGTDNSQHQGAVLTEQAQIYNQLGQHRRAIDLLTRVTQLPVADPRITAAVQGGLGNAYWALGDYTSALAAYQLSLTHARRSGDSLLLTSALNNLGNLYARQSVRYREQMIAAQTEGEQEEAVQLAQQAQNSRDAALAAYQESLNRADMPATEIAILLNLNDLLAQTEQPDWRTIQRQRDRILQLLATQPDSRDKAYTLVKLAVYPLGSDTITQRRQWLDQARAVARAIGDRRAESFALGALGQLLETTDPTTAMGWTREALFAAQAVNALDSLYRWQWQMGRLLKARGDVDGAIAAYEQAVATLQSIRTDILATNRDLQFNFRDAVEPVYRELIDLLLSRRDRSLAAASKQQVTASNPQLKVDEQQALQKALDVLELLKLAELANFFGDDCVQVAQAQSATSGIPSDTAVVYSVILPQYTEIITRLPDGSLMEYQVPIAANILVNTVGNLRTLLEKRSTEEYLPAAQQLYDLLMRPLEPALRQASVKTLVLINDGVLRKIPIAALHDGQQFLIQKVAIATAPSLSLVNLGSTDLQNRKALILGLTEARPPFAALPNVTQESKTVQSILNGTVLLDQEFTLPRLEQELNQANYAVIHIATHGKFGVDNESTFLLGYDQRITIDQLETLLRRRKGRSPVELLTLSACQTATGDNRSALGIAGVAVRAGVRSAIATLWAINDESTVPLIEEFYRQLRQPGITKAEALRAAQLAMLNDLDWGHPAVWSPFILIGNWL
- the lipA gene encoding lipoyl synthase; amino-acid sequence: MANVRHDSRRSHDLLLGYPSGQHPNLAPLPTWLRRPIGNANDISTVQQIIKQRQIHTICEEGRCPNRGECYAQKTATFLLMGPTCTRACSFCQVDKGHAPMPLDPNEPYKVAESVQLLGLRYVVLTSVARDDLPDQGASWFAATMVAIRQLNPNTQIEVLTADFWGGRSYDAEGHRVAPEIQQRQRIATVVAAQPACYNHNLETVARLQDPVRRGAKYDRSLLLLRTVKELAPGIPTKSGLMLGLGETEAEVIQTMQDLRAVGCDRLTLGQYLRPSLAHLPVQRYWTPEDFDRLGAIARDLGFTQVRSGPLVRSSYHAGEMDD
- a CDS encoding response regulator; this translates as MSAHKILVIDDSKVIRNTVRDMLPKGNFEVLEAKDGIEGLNLIRQEHPNLIMLDFLLPKMSGWEVYQQIQAQSDLQRIPLVLMSGRKEEVTEKIPEPFSRFAFIEKPFEQKDLVDAIKTAMDIARKMPAPVLSAEPSAVSSAGSEEFEALKAKVNELQSEVEDLKKKLAQVVTIIKQKLK
- a CDS encoding chlororespiratory reduction protein 7, whose translation is MASSLLYDEDYFVVLEPNQAEQIVTAAELLAKLTSLLTNGIGDLPSDVQRFATVDEQAKYLLATSCELPLAPGQVLQWYAVRLEK
- a CDS encoding alpha-mannosidase; this translates as MTGSSPPSVVAETIARLRTLSQLDIRNQWRVCEHDLPVAEGCNPAHWQNWPIALLNENGYIVWERGHRIRWLCQQITVPHDLHGYALEGMVLRLALTVWTDPTHVFVNGQLVQECDLFDHSPRILLSERVTPGDTIAVALRAVSPGHDNGALMKSLCLYETPQRDAAYSGKENNHIREPSFLADELAALEIFLTTLAPEQLPLLEQAMGAIAWDAVHDPPRFQQSIHHLYQTLQPLADWIQQRQICLLGHSHLDLVWLWTWAETCDVAERMFKSVLSLQQDYADLVFCHSSPALYAWVEDHRPALFAAIQTQIQAGRWEALGGMWVEPELNLLHGESLVRQVLYGQRYVQSRFGRLDRIAWLPDSFGFCWQLPQILSQGGIKYLVTQKLTWNDRTKFPYAAFWWQAPDGSRVFTVMSSTVGEGIDPIKMATYASQWEKATNIPHALWLFGVGDHGGGPTRDMLEVAERWRRSSLFPKLTSSTALDYLQSICQPSSCQPSSADPNAAAFPTWADELYLECHRGSYTTHGDQKRWNRRCEALLYQAELWSSLMTIATNAPYPHAALDHCWRTLLFNQFHDILPGSSIPEVFVEANAAW